The Flavobacterium sp. M31R6 nucleotide sequence GAAAGACTGTCCAAGTTTTCTCCAAATATTTTTATAGCTACATCCTGTTTAATCCCAGTCATCAATTCATTAAAACGCATTTGAATCGGTTGGCTTTTCTCAATAAAAACACCAGGAATTACGCTTAATTTTTCTTCTATTGCATCGCCCAATTCATCATAGGTTCTGCCTGATTTCCATTCGTCTTGCGGTTTGAGAATAATCATCATATCTGTTGCTCCAGGAGGCATTGGGTCAGTAGGCACTTCACCAGCTCCCGTTTTTCCCACTACAATTTTTACTTCATCAAATTGCTTGGCGATTCTTGCGCCTTGCATCGAGGTTTCAATACTTTGGGATAAAGAAGTTTCGATAGGCATTTTAAATTCAAAGGCATAATCTCCTTCGGCTAAATTGGGGATAAACTCTCCACCCATTTTGGTAAAAATAAAAACGGTAATCAACAATAAAGCAACAGTAAGACCTACGACTTTGTATTTTATGGCAATTACTTTTTCTAAAAGAGGTTCGTATTTGCCGTACAAGAAATCCATCATTTTATCCGAAAATGTTTTCTTGTGACTGATGTGTTTTGGCAAAAACAAGGCACTCATCATTGGAATGTATGTTAACGAAAGTATCATAGCACCGATAATGGCAAACGAAACTGTTTTTGCCATTGGGCCAAACATTTTTCCTTCGATTCCTACCAATGATAAAATTGGGAAGTACACAATCATAATGATGATTTGTCCAAAGGCAGCACTGCTCATCATTTTCTTGGCACTGTTTTCAACCGCCAGATCCATTTCGAGTTGGGTGAGTCTTTTTTTGCTTTTATTGTGTTCCAGAAAATACAATGAAGCTTCGACGATAATGACGGCACCATCTACAATTAAACCAAAATCTATAGCTCCTAAACTCATTAGATTTGCACTTACTCCAAAAATTTTCATCAATCCTAAAGCAAACAACATAGAAAGTGGTATAGCCGATGCTACAATAAGTCCCGCACGAAGGTTCCCCAGGAATAAAACCAATACAAAAATCACGATTAATGCTCCTTCAATCAGGTTTTTTTCAACGGTAGAAATGGCACGGTTTACAAAGTTGCTTCGGTCAATAAATGGTTCAACTACAACATCATTTGGTAATGATTTTTGTATGATTAGCATTTTGTCTTTTATCCTTTGTACCACTTCATTACTGTTCGCACCTTTAAGCATCATCACAATACCACCAACAGCATCTACTTTTCCGTTAAAGGTCATTGCTCCATAACGTACTGCATTACCAAACTTTACATCGGCAACATCTTTTATAAAAATTGGAACACTGTTGGGGTTGCTCTTCACAACGATATTTTTTACATCTTCCAAGGAAGTAACCAGACCAACTCCACGAATGAAGTAAGCACTTGGTTTTTTGTCAATGTATGCACCTCCTGTATTTTGATTGTTTTTCTCCAAAGCACTAAAAATATCAGGAATTGTTACTCCCATCGCTTTTAATCGATTTGGATTCACGCCAACTTCATATTGTTTCAATTTACCCCCAAAACTATTTATTTCTGCAATACCGGGCGTTCCGTTGAGTTGTCTTGCTACTATCCAGTCTTGCATAGAACGCAAGTCCATCGCAGAATATTTATTTTCACTTCCTTTTTTTGGATGTAAAATATATTGATACACTTCACCAAGTCCTGTACTTACTGGACCTAACTCAGGTCTTCCAATACCTTCAGGTATTTGGCTAATAGCTTCTTTAAGTCTTTCACTAATAAGTTGCCTGGCAAAATAAATATTGACATCATCATCAAAAACGACTGTGATTACCGATAAACCAAAGCGAGAAATACTTCGGGTTTCTACTAAATCGGGAAGATTTGCTATGCTTTGTTCAATTGGGAAAGTTACTAATTGTTCGACTTCTTGGCCTGCCAAAGTTGGGCAAAGTGTAATGATTTGTACCTGATTGTTTGTAATATCTGGTACGGCATCAATGGGTAGCTTGGAAGCACTCCAAACTCCCCAAATGATGAGAAATAAAGTCATCAAACCAATGATGAATTTATTATTTATACTAAAATGAATGATTTTGTCTAACACTATTGAAAATAATTAATGTTTAATAATTGATTTTTGATTTACAGTAATTGATAGAATCAAATACAGTAAGCTGAATAATGGTAAACAATAGTATGATTAATGCACAAGACATTAATCGCTATTCATTTAAACATTAATCAAAAAAAAATTAAGCATTAATTTGAGGCGGTTGCCAGATACTTCCGAAGAAATTGGAAGTAAGAATTGATTTGTATTCAGGCAGTTTTTTGTCAATTATGTTTTTAATGGCAACAAAATTGTAATTGCATATTGTATTGTAGGCGAAACCTTGGCAACCACAACAGTTACAAATGCACAAAGGAGAACAGGTGTCTTTTTCGTGGTGCTGTTTTGAGCTATTGGTTATAGTTACTTTTACAGACGAAACGCCTTGTTCCTTGTCTGCACAAGGCATACAGGAAAGTACTACGATGATAATTGACAATATGATGTTTGTAAATTTCAAGACTGTAAAAATATGATTTTTATTTTTATAATTAATAAATTATTTATAATGATTATTAATTATTTGTAATATTTATTGTAGTAGTACCAATATTTTGCAGCAACTCCCAATAACAAAAGCAACAAAAGTAGTATTATCATTATAGTACGAATAACAGTGTAAACCGTTATTGGCTTTTTGGATTTAGGTTTAGGGTTGTTCGGTCTTTTTGTTTTTTGCTTTGCCATTATTATATCTATAACTGTAATTAATTTAAATAAAGAAAACTTTGTAACTAACTCTATCAAGTAGAATTGTATTCTTTTAATCATCAAAAAAATTAAGCAATAATTTGTGGGGGTAGCCAAATACTCCCGAAGAAATTGGAAGTAATAATTGATTTGTATTCAGGAAGATTTTTATCAATTATAGTTTTAACCGAAAAGATATTATAAGAACAAATAGTGTTGTGAACGTAACCTTGACATCCACAACAATTACAAACACACAAAGGGGAACAAACATCTTTATGGTGATGCTGTTTTGAAGTATTGTTTATAGTCATTTTTTCAAACGATACATCTTGTTCCTTATCTGCACAAGGCATACAGGAAAGAACTACGATGATAATTGATAATATGATGTTTGCAAATTTCAAGGCTGTAAAAATAAGATTTTTATTTTTATAATTAATAATTATTTATAATGATTATTAATTATTTGTAATATTTATTGTAGTAGTACCAATATTTTGCAGCAACTCCCAATAACAAAAGCAACAAAACGAGTATTATCATTATAGTACGAATAACAGTATATACCGTTATCGGCATTTTGGATTTAGCTTTTGAGATCTTCAATAAAAAAAAGTTCGACATTTGTTAGTATGAAAATACTTTAGAATTAATGCCATCATTAAATCTGTTACCACTAGTTATATAATCCTTTTTCTGATAGATATTCTTCATAAAAATAAGATACTGCGTTATAACAACTAGCAATATTTTTTTCTAGACAATTTAAGTACGAAGACTGATGCTTTTTTAAAATATTATCATATTTCTTCAGGATTCATTCACAAAAAAGTTCAACCCATCTAAACACCTACTCTCAGACATTAAAAGCCTAACAAGGACATGAAATACCTTTTTCAAAAGTCTAAAAAATTACTCCTTAATTTCACTCATTATTTAACAAATTAAGATAGGAGGCGCGAAGATGAACGATAATATAACTAAAGATGATTTAAGCCAATTTGGTCTATTGCTAGTGGAGCAGTTCAAAAAAATTATAGAGAAAAACCAAAATAAAGAAGAAGGTGGCTTAAATCCAGAATGGCTTAAAAGCCGTGTTGTCAGGAAACTAATGGATATGTCTGCTGCATCGTTACAGAATCTCCGGATAACGGGAAAAGTGCGCTTCAAAAAAGTTTTAGGATCTTATTATTATAGCAAATCAGATTTAATGAATCTGTTCAGCGATAAAAACTAATATGAGACTGCAAAAACTTTCAAGATACCTTTCCATTTTAGAAGAGGATCCCAGGCTTAATGTTTGGCATTTCGCTCTTTTAAGTGCTATTCTTTGCCTCGGATATAGACAAGGACACACGAAGATAATTAAAGTAAGTCGCAGCAAAATAATGTCGCTTTCACATATCAGTACACTACCTACCTACCATAAATACTTTAAGGAGTTACAGCAAATGGGATATATCAATTACCGCCCATCATACCATCCAGGATATAGAAGTGAAGTGGAAATAACAATAAAGCCTTACAAATCGTAAGGCTTTTTCTTAATTGACATGTAATCAAAATTTTTATAGCATAAATCATAGAATATTGTGCAACTATACCGTCTGAGAACCTATACTCAGAATTTGTTCGGCGGTATGCACAACACTTTAACACTACAAGTAGAAGTCGCAAATATGATTTGAGTGCATTAATCACTTGCCAATAAGTTTATAGTTCTTAAATAATGTTTACTTTTGTAGTAATCATTGTATTATGTCGTTCTTTTAAAGTCAATCAGTTTCATGCAGGAAAGTTTAAAATTCAAAGATTTCAAGGAATTTTTAAACTTGTGGCAACATCGTGGCATACCAGATTTTACAAAGTAAAATATCCGTAATAGCACGGGTTTTCGGGCTTAGGTTCGATTCTCGGCGATTCCACAAAAAGCCTTGTAATTAACTAATTACGAGGCTTTTATTTTTTTTAGTTGCCGTTTTAGTTGCCGTTTACTTCTTGTTGTAAAGTTTAAAGTACAATCGCAAAAGATTTAAAAATTAATCGTTAGACCTACGAAATTTTATAAATTTTACCCACATCATTACTAGAAAAAACATCTGTAAATGAATTTCTTATGAAATCACATTGCAATAATAATGATCACCACAATATTACCATCTGGTTTTCAACTTATTTTAAGTAGACAAAACTCAACATAAATACATAAATATTGATGATATTTGAAGACTTAAAAAGCTTCATAATAAAGGTATTTCTTTGTCTTTAAAATTTTTTGTAATGAAAAAAATCGCCCATCTCCTACTTATTAGTTTTATATTCATCTGTTTTACAGCCCACTCTCAGAAAAATATATGGGATGAAAATCCAAGTGATTCACAGGTTGAACTAGACAGTTTGTTAACAATCTTGCCTACATCTAAAGGAGAAAAGAAAATGTCTTTATTAAATAGAATTGCCGAGATATACTGGACCACCGATCCTAATAAAACTTTGAAATATGGCTCGGAAGCTTTACGTTTATCAATTGAGTTTAAAAATAAAGACCAAGAAGGGCTAGCACTAATAAATTTGTGTCAGGGTTATTTGTTTAATAATATCTATGACAAAGCTTTAAAATACGGATTACAATCCTTAGAAGTACGAAAAGCCATCGGAAATGATTATGATCTCGCCTTTACCTTACGCACACTTGGCTGGTTGTACTATGACATTGGGTATTATGAAAAAGCATTAGATTATCATAACCAAGCTTTAATCATACATGAAAAAATAGGCGACAAGCAACGAATTGCATACAGTTATAACAGTATTGGAATAATTCATGATGGCAAAGGCGATTATAATTTGGCATTATTTTTTTTTAAAAAATCTTTAAAGCTCATAGAAGATTCTAATAATATGGATAGGATTGCAGAAACTATGAAAAATATGGGCATTTGCTATCGCAAAATTAATGAACTCAATTTGGCCAAAAAATTCTTAGAGTCTGCACTGGTTATTGAGAGTCAAATTAAATATGACTATAAAAAGGTTTATATTCTTCATGAACTTGCCATAGTACACTTAAAACTTAAAAATTATGAAGAATGTTATTTATTGTTAGAAGAATCTAGGAATATTATTAAGGTATTGGGTAACAAAAAGGAACTACTTTTAGAGAATGATAAAATTATGTCCGATTATTATTTAGCATTAAATAATTATAAGCAGGCTTTCCATTTTTACAGGAAATATACTAATAGTAACGCTGAAGTTTTCACAAGCAAAAAAAGTGAAAAGTTGGCTGAAATGCGGATTTTATATGAGGCTGAACGACGCGAATCTGAAATCAAGTTATTAGAACAACAACACCAGTTGGAAGCACAGAAGAGAAAATCCTTATTGATTGGCTCTTTACTATTGGCGATCATAGGAATTCTAATAATAGCTTCGCTATGGAATAATATAAAAAAGAAAAAAGCTATTTATCTAAAAAATCATCAACTTTCGAAGGAAAAATTAAAATCACAATTTCTATTGCAGGAGAATTTAGAACGCAGATTGGATTTTAGAACTAAAGAACTTACAAATTTAGCTTTGTTCATTTCTCAAAGAACTAATATTTATAAGGATCTGACAAAATCTTTAAAAAATTTAAAATTTACCGATTTAAGCGTACTTAAACAAGACATCAATGCGCTTATAAACGATTACACTTTTAAATTTGATTTAAATGAAGATATTCAACAATTTCACTCAAACATAGAAACTCTACAAAGTGATTTTTTATTTAGAATTAAAGAAAAACATCCTAATTTAACGGATAAAGACATTCAGTTGGCGGTACAGGTTAAACTAAAACTTAGCTCTAAGGAAATAGCAAATATTAATAATATCTCTGCTAATTCAGTAGAAATTGGAAGGCATAGACTAAGAAAAAAATTAGGATTAGAAAACAAAGACAACCTAGTTAATTATCTGGAAAACATTTAGGCTATTAACCTTTTTGGACATCTTCAAGTATTATCCCTAGTCTTTCATAATAAATACCGTTCATAAGACTAATAATGAAAAATCAGTAAACAGTTTCGAAATTAATTTTGGAACTGTTTTTTGCTTTATAAGTGCTGCTTTTTATTTTATGCTGTTGATGCATTTTATTAGGTGTTAAGATACAATTAGCGTTGTGTAGTTTTTTTTTAGTGTAAAGTTTCACTCCATTTCTTACCAATAACTTCATAATTGGTATTCTTATATCAAACCAATCAACAATATATTCTTACTTTAAAATACACTTTTATTTTTTCTATGATTGAATTTTCATTTTGATCAGAATGTAATAATGAAAAAAACTGTTTTTTATTTTTTAATCTCGATCCCATTAAAAATGCAGTGTTGACATGGATAATTCTTTGTTAAAACCACTATCTACAATGGTTTTGTTTAAGGATGTAAAGGTCAAGTAAAGTTTCTTTTTGATGCTTTATCTTGAAATAATTTAATATTTGTGAGCCCAAAACTTAAAATTAAAATTGAATAATAATTTAACTAGCAAATAAATTATTACGAAGATCAAAAAATCAACAACAGTCTTTAAAACGTCTAATTTTTTGCTTTCTGTTCTAATGCATTTTGGATTTGTGACAATGTCATATCCACAGCACATTATTTAAAAAAAGAAGTTTTGGTGAAAGTATTATTGAAAAAGAATTGTCAAGAAGAATGCCTTTAATATCATACTAAATACGTTAAAAATGAATACAACTAAATTACTGTCAAAATTGTGGGAGCAATATGCTGAAATTACTCCATCTGCAAAAAAAATTCACGATCTACTAGAGCGAAAAGGTGAAGAAATAAAAAATGATCACATAGCTATTCGAACATTTAATGATTCGCGTGTAAATATTAATGTTTTAGAAAGACTTTTTCTAGAACTTGGCTATGAAGAAAAAGGAAAATATGTTTTTGAATCAAAAAAATTATTTGCCAAGCATTATGAACATACTACCGATAAAAATGCTCCACGAATTTTTATATCCGAATTAGAGTTAGAAAAATGTTCTCAAAAATTACAAGAAACCGTAAACACCATTTTAGATAATTGCGATCAAGCTACTTTTAGCAATCCTGAATTGGTGATTTGCGGTAGTGTTTGGGAGTCAAATTCTCAAGAAATTTACAACCAATTATTAGAAGAATCTGAATATGCCGCTTGGATGTATATTTATGGATTCCGTGCTAACCATTTTACCATAAACGTCAATGCTTTAAAAGATTTTGATACCCTACAAGACTTAAATGCTTTCTTAGAAGATAGTGGTTGGAAACTAAATGCTTCTGGAGGAAAAATCAAAGGAACTCCTGAGCAATTACTAGAGCAATCAAGCACATTGGCCGATTTACATATGGTTGATTTTAAAGAAGGATCTTTACAAATTCCCTCTTGTTATTATGAATTTGCTCTTCGTTATCCTATGTCAAATGGGGAGTTGTATCAAGGTTTTATAACTTCCTCTGCTGATAAAATTTTTGAAAGCACTGATGTAAAACTACAAAGCATTTAATAAAACCACCAAAGAAAAATATCATTTTAAACACGACGCAACCACATCAAAATAAGAGACTAGTACAATGACATCAATAGCATTACAATTTGGAATTAAAGAAGCTTTATCTCAATTGGGAATAAAGGAAATTAATGATGGAACTTCAACAGGTGTAAATAATTTTTCAAATGGTGAAATCCTTGAAAGTTATTCACCTGTAGATGGGCAATTAATTGCAAAAGTAAAAACTTCTACTACTGAAGATTATGAAAAAGTAATGAGTTCAGCTACAGCTGCATTCAAAACATTTCGATTGATGCCAGCTCCACAACGTGGTGAAATTGTGCGTCAGTTTGGAGATAAATTGCGTCAAAACAAAGAAGCCTTAGGGAAATTGGTTTCTTATGAAATGGGGAAATCATTGCAAGAAGGATATGGCGAAGTCCAAGAGATGATTGACATCTGCGATTTTGCTGTGGGACTTTCACGTCAGTTACACGGATTAACGATGCACTCTGAGCGTCCAGGACATAGAATGTATGAGCAATACCATTCGCTGGGTGTTGTCGGAATTATTTCTGCCTTTAATTTTCCCGTAGCAGTTTGGGCTTGGAATACAGCATTGGCTTGGATTTGTGGAGATGTTTGTGTTTGGAAACCCTCTGAAAAAACACCTCTTTGTAGTATTGCCTGTCAAAATATCATTGCCGAAGTTATAAAAGAAAACAACCTTCCTGAAGGAATTTCTTGTCTAGTCAATGGCGATTACAAAATAGGAGCATTATTAAGTAGCGATGTTCGTGTACCCCTAATCTCAGCAACCGGTTCTACACGTATGGGTAAAATTGTTGCTCAAACTGTGGCTGGCCGTTTAGGAAGATCGTTGTTGGAGTTAGGTGGAAACAATGCGATTATTGTAACGCCAGATGCTGATATTAAAATGACCGTTATCGGAGCTGTTTTTGGAGCTGTTGGTACGGCTGGTCAACGTTGTACTTCTACTCGTCGTTTGATTATTCACGAAAGTATTTATGATAAAGTAAAAGATGCCGTTGTATCGGCTTACGGACAATTGAGAATTGGAAATCCATTAGACGAGAAAAATCACGTTGGACCGTTAATTGATAAACAGGCGGTTGAATTTTATAATAATGCTTTGACAAAAGTGATTGAAGAAGGCGGTAAAATTCTTGTTGAAGGTGATGTGCTTTCTGGCGAAGGTTATGAAAGCGGATGCTATGTAAAACCTGCAATTGCTGAAGCAGATAACTCCTTTGAAATTGTTCAACATGAAACTTTTGCCCCAGTATTATATTTGATCAAATATTCTGGAACTGTCGAAAATGCAATCGATGTTCAAAACGGAGTAGCACAAGGATTATCATCTGCCATTATGACCAACAATCTGCGTGAAGCCGAAAGATTTTTATCTGTCACGGGTTCTGATTGCGGCATTGCCAATGTAAACATCGGAACTTCTGGAGCTGAAATTGGTGGAGCTTTTGGAGGAGAAAAAGAAACTGGTGGAGGCAGAGAATCCGGTTCTGATGCTTGGAAAGTCTATATGCGCCGTCAAACCAATACAATTAATTATACTACAAGTTTACCCTTAGCTCAGGGAATCAAATTCGATTTATAATTCATAATGTTTTTACGGAAAAAAATGCTTTACATAATGTAAACAGGATTTCGTATGCCATTTTTAAAAAAAGAATACCTAAAAAAAGAGAATCTAAAATTAACT carries:
- a CDS encoding DNA-binding protein, translating into MNDNITKDDLSQFGLLLVEQFKKIIEKNQNKEEGGLNPEWLKSRVVRKLMDMSAASLQNLRITGKVRFKKVLGSYYYSKSDLMNLFSDKN
- a CDS encoding aldehyde dehydrogenase family protein, translating into MTSIALQFGIKEALSQLGIKEINDGTSTGVNNFSNGEILESYSPVDGQLIAKVKTSTTEDYEKVMSSATAAFKTFRLMPAPQRGEIVRQFGDKLRQNKEALGKLVSYEMGKSLQEGYGEVQEMIDICDFAVGLSRQLHGLTMHSERPGHRMYEQYHSLGVVGIISAFNFPVAVWAWNTALAWICGDVCVWKPSEKTPLCSIACQNIIAEVIKENNLPEGISCLVNGDYKIGALLSSDVRVPLISATGSTRMGKIVAQTVAGRLGRSLLELGGNNAIIVTPDADIKMTVIGAVFGAVGTAGQRCTSTRRLIIHESIYDKVKDAVVSAYGQLRIGNPLDEKNHVGPLIDKQAVEFYNNALTKVIEEGGKILVEGDVLSGEGYESGCYVKPAIAEADNSFEIVQHETFAPVLYLIKYSGTVENAIDVQNGVAQGLSSAIMTNNLREAERFLSVTGSDCGIANVNIGTSGAEIGGAFGGEKETGGGRESGSDAWKVYMRRQTNTINYTTSLPLAQGIKFDL
- a CDS encoding DUF1338 domain-containing protein translates to MNTTKLLSKLWEQYAEITPSAKKIHDLLERKGEEIKNDHIAIRTFNDSRVNINVLERLFLELGYEEKGKYVFESKKLFAKHYEHTTDKNAPRIFISELELEKCSQKLQETVNTILDNCDQATFSNPELVICGSVWESNSQEIYNQLLEESEYAAWMYIYGFRANHFTINVNALKDFDTLQDLNAFLEDSGWKLNASGGKIKGTPEQLLEQSSTLADLHMVDFKEGSLQIPSCYYEFALRYPMSNGELYQGFITSSADKIFESTDVKLQSI
- a CDS encoding tetratricopeptide repeat protein: MKKIAHLLLISFIFICFTAHSQKNIWDENPSDSQVELDSLLTILPTSKGEKKMSLLNRIAEIYWTTDPNKTLKYGSEALRLSIEFKNKDQEGLALINLCQGYLFNNIYDKALKYGLQSLEVRKAIGNDYDLAFTLRTLGWLYYDIGYYEKALDYHNQALIIHEKIGDKQRIAYSYNSIGIIHDGKGDYNLALFFFKKSLKLIEDSNNMDRIAETMKNMGICYRKINELNLAKKFLESALVIESQIKYDYKKVYILHELAIVHLKLKNYEECYLLLEESRNIIKVLGNKKELLLENDKIMSDYYLALNNYKQAFHFYRKYTNSNAEVFTSKKSEKLAEMRILYEAERRESEIKLLEQQHQLEAQKRKSLLIGSLLLAIIGILIIASLWNNIKKKKAIYLKNHQLSKEKLKSQFLLQENLERRLDFRTKELTNLALFISQRTNIYKDLTKSLKNLKFTDLSVLKQDINALINDYTFKFDLNEDIQQFHSNIETLQSDFLFRIKEKHPNLTDKDIQLAVQVKLKLSSKEIANINNISANSVEIGRHRLRKKLGLENKDNLVNYLENI
- a CDS encoding DUF6660 family protein, which codes for MKFTNIILSIIIVVLSCMPCADKEQGVSSVKVTITNSSKQHHEKDTCSPLCICNCCGCQGFAYNTICNYNFVAIKNIIDKKLPEYKSILTSNFFGSIWQPPQINA